One window from the genome of Patescibacteria group bacterium encodes:
- a CDS encoding cytidine/deoxycytidylate deaminase family protein translates to MADRPSWDEYFTEISHTVATRGTCDRGRSGCVIVRDKRILTTGYVGSPPGMPHCDEAGHQIAEFLDEEGKRSQHCIRTIHAEQNAIAQAARFGISLAGATLYCKMEPCYVCARLIISCGIVRVVAEKRYQRGEMTRSMFQQAGIQLDVIYDEVERYQNSGV, encoded by the coding sequence ATGGCGGATAGGCCCTCATGGGATGAATATTTCACGGAAATCTCGCACACGGTCGCCACGCGCGGCACGTGCGACCGCGGCAGGAGCGGATGCGTGATCGTGCGGGATAAAAGGATCTTGACGACCGGCTATGTGGGATCGCCTCCCGGCATGCCGCATTGCGACGAGGCAGGCCATCAAATAGCGGAATTTTTGGATGAAGAAGGGAAGCGCAGCCAGCACTGCATCCGTACGATTCATGCGGAACAGAATGCCATTGCCCAGGCCGCGCGTTTTGGAATTTCCCTTGCAGGCGCGACGCTTTACTGCAAAATGGAGCCCTGTTATGTCTGCGCGCGGCTCATCATCAGCTGCGGCATAGTGAGGGTGGTGGCGGAGAAGCGTTACCAGCGGGGGGAGATGACACGAAGTATGTTTCAACAAGCAGGTATTCAATTAGATGTCATATACGATGAAGTGGAGAGGTATCAGAACTCTGGTGTATAA